The Deltaproteobacteria bacterium genome segment TAGTTTAAAGAGATTGTGTGCCGGTGTGGTAGGTGAAACTTAAGTTTGGGAGGAAAAGTGTATACTAAAGGTATACACTTTTTTAAACTCGCTCAATGATGGTGGCTACGGCCATGCCTAAACCAATGCATAACGTCACTAAACCATAACGCTTTTTAGTGCGTTCTAACTCATCAAGGACTGTGCCAAGTAACATGGCGCCGGTAGCGCCTAAAGGATGCCCTAGGGCAATAGCTCCACCGTTAACGTTGATTTTTTTAGGGTCGACTTCTAATTCTTTAATCACCGAGAGAGGTACTGGGGCAAAGGCTTCGTTGATTTCAAATAAATCAATGTCTTGAATTCGTAGCCCAGCTTTTTCACAAACTTTAGGAATAGCTTTGATAGGTCCCAAGAGCATGAAGATAGGATCATCACCAATTTCCACCGTGGCAACGACTCGAGCCCGTGGTTTTAGGCCGACTTCTTTAATCTTTCTTTCAGAAGCAAACAATACACACGCTGCACCATCGACAATGCCGCTCGAATTGCCGGCATGAATGGTGCCGTTTTCTTTGAACACGGTTTTAAGGGCAGCAAGAGCCGCTTTGGTGGTGCCAGGTCTCAGGTGTTCATCTTTTTCAAATAAAAAAGTTTTGCCATCTTGGGTTTTGGCTTCGACCGGAACAATGCTATTGCTAAATTTGCCTTGTTCCCAGGCAAGGGCGGCTAGTTGTTGAGACCGCACCGCAAATTCATCGAGTTGATCGCGGGTGAAACCATATTTTTCAACAATCATCTCGGCGGAT includes the following:
- a CDS encoding acetyl-CoA C-acyltransferase → MADAFIIDAVRTPRGKRKGSLSFTHPIDLAATPIKEIVDRNDLDPDQIDDLIYGCVTQRGEQDNVIGREAVLAAGLPEEVPGCTVNRFCGSGLTASNMAAHAVMAGQADLIIGGGIEHMTRCEMNIDFNSNMANSKLPERYPHLYNQGQSAEMIVEKYGFTRDQLDEFAVRSQQLAALAWEQGKFSNSIVPVEAKTQDGKTFLFEKDEHLRPGTTKAALAALKTVFKENGTIHAGNSSGIVDGAACVLFASERKIKEVGLKPRARVVATVEIGDDPIFMLLGPIKAIPKVCEKAGLRIQDIDLFEINEAFAPVPLSVIKELEVDPKKINVNGGAIALGHPLGATGAMLLGTVLDELERTKKRYGLVTLCIGLGMAVATIIERV